Proteins encoded by one window of Pseudobdellovibrionaceae bacterium:
- a CDS encoding helix-turn-helix transcriptional regulator produces the protein MPKTKPRTYSRYTKEAMVLLGKLIRAARKERNLGTQEVADRASISRGLLQRIEKGDPKCELGAAFEVAAIVGVRLFDTRSDSLSGELRRADDRLALLPKSSRKKTKVVHDDF, from the coding sequence ATGCCTAAGACCAAACCACGGACTTACTCCCGGTATACGAAGGAGGCCATGGTTCTACTTGGGAAGCTCATTCGGGCGGCCCGAAAAGAGCGAAACCTCGGTACCCAGGAAGTTGCAGATCGGGCCAGTATTTCTAGAGGACTCCTCCAGCGGATCGAGAAAGGGGATCCCAAGTGTGAACTTGGGGCCGCATTTGAAGTGGCTGCGATTGTTGGGGTCAGACTTTTTGATACTAGAAGTGACTCCCTCTCTGGAGAACTCCGGCGAGCAGATGACAGGTTGGCTCTGCTTCCTAAATCATCCCGCAAGAAAACAAAGGTCGTTCACGATGACTTCTAA